In Synergistaceae bacterium, the DNA window TCTGCTGTGAAACCTTTTTTGCGATAAGAATTTGCGAGCTCTGAATCCTGGAAAATTTTCGCAATAGAATCTTCTGTTACTGGATTATATTTATTATTTGCATAGTCGAGATAATTATTATCACTTATTCCGCAGATTATATTTTCATTTTCGAGTCCTGTTTCTCTGTCAAAACTTAGCGGATCATTTGCTCGCCCTCGTTCGATAATGTCAATATTTAATGACACTTCAGGAGCTGGATTTATTCTCATTACAAATGTGCGAGTATCAGAATTTGCGCCGTCCGTTGCTTTTACAGTGAAAGAAAACGAATTAGATTTTGCCGGGATTCCGCTGATTAGTCCAGTAGAACTAAGACTCAGACCGTCGGGAAGTCCGCCGCTTTCTTTTGTCCATAAAACGCCGCTCGATGATGCCTGCAGCGTAAAAGAGTAATCAACATTTACTGTGCCGTCTGGTATATATTCAGTCGTAATCTTTAATATATTTGTATTGCTGTTATTTCCGTCGCTGCTGCCTCCCGGTGAGCCTGTATCGTCCATATCTCCGACCTCATATTTTGCGTTAGTGAAAGAATTTCCTGACAAAACAGTTTGAGAATATGCCGAGCCTGCTATGCCTCCTATATAAGCCGCGCCGGTTAATTCAGCATTTGACGTACAATTTTTAATACTTCCTGCGCTTGAGCCTATTCTATTGCCGTAATCGTCTTCTTGAAAATATGCATATCCGACAATTCCGCCTAAATATGATATATAACTAGAATCGCCTACAGTTACAGAAATTTTTGACCCTGCCAAAGCCGCACAATTTTCTATTTTGCCGTCTCCTTCCAAAGAGCCGACTATCCCGCCTATACCAGCAGCTAAAATTTTGCCTTCTACGGAGAAATCGCCTTCCATTGTTGAAACCGCGTTTATTGTCCCGCTGAATGTGCAATTTTTGACTGTTCCGCCTGTAATTGCATTAATTAATCCGCCTCCGAGTGCCGCCGTATAAGAATTTATTGTGATATTACCTTCATAATTACAATGATCGACGACTCCATTTTGCAATTCATATATTAATATACCAGCACCGAACGGAGCAAGGGGCTTAGTATCTCCGGCAATATTTAAATTTTTGACTGCGTAATCGCTTTCAGTCTTGACTATATAGAAAATTGATGACACTTCTGATGCATTCAAGTTATTTACATTAATTGTGTGTCCGTTGCCGTCAAAATGTCCGCTGAAGGGTATTAAATCAAATTCTTGAGTCGATTGATTCAGGGATAAGCCGCGCCCTATTGCTGTCCAGTTCTGTTCATTGCTTAAGTCTATATCAGTTACGAGTCTATAATATTTTCCGGCCGGGTCTTTATCGACATTGCCAGAACCTGAATCAACAAAATTAATGCGATCCCTAAATAATTTAAAGTCTTCGAGTGAAGTGATTAAATATGCGTCGGCTTCAGAATTTCCGCTTTGTCCTGAATTATAATAAGCTGCTTCAACGGGGGAATAAGATAACGCAAATAAAACTGTTAATAATATAACGAGTCTAAAAATTTTCTGATTTATCTTTATCATTAAATAAATTCTCCCTTCATAAATGCAAAATATAAAAATGTCCCCCCGCTTTCACACGAGGGGAATTCAAGAATTATTCTATCATACTAATTCACATACTAAGCCGAGACGATTTCTTTAATCTTCATTAAGCGGCTTAACGTGGATCTTTCCTGCTCATCAAGTTTCATGCTGATATATCTTATAGTTTCGGCCAAATTAGGAATCATGACATATTCAAGAGCATTAACGCGTCTTCTTGTGCGCTCAATTTCTCCGGCCATAAGTCTAATAGCTTTCTCTTCTGCTGCGAGCTGCAATAAACGTAATATAATCTTGCTGAACTGTTCTAATGCAGCGTCCAACAATAAAGGCACATTTACGAATCCATAATTTACGGGGTTGCCCTCTTGCTTTACGTCGTATTCAGGTACCATTACGCTCATTACGTTATGCCACTTTACAGAAAGAGTCGACTTTGCGCCCGGAAAAATTAAGGCCTGCTCAAGAATTTCGGGTGTAGTCTGTGCACGGGATAATACAAAAGTTGCATAACACTCTGATAATTCTTTCTCGACTGCCTCGCGTAATTCCTTGCCAGCGCGCGCCTTCTCAAGAAATGCCTTAATCAATGCGTCCTGCTTATCCTTTAATAATTTATGACCCCTTTTTGCGACTGCGAGTCTTCTCTTGAGCCTCGATAATTCCATTCTGTTAGGGTTGACGTTGATGCGTGCCATCTGTCAAATTCCCCCTTTAGCTGCCGGCCTTCTCAGCTTTTGCCTTTTTCTCAGCCAGTAAAGGATTTAAATATTTCTCGATATAGGCATCTCTGATTCTCTTGAGTTCCTTAACTGGAATCATCGTCAATAAATCCCAGCCGAGTTCAAGAGTTCCTTTGATTGTCCTGTTCTCGTATTCACCCTGACGAACATATTTATCTTCAAAGACTGTAGAGAATTTAGCAAATGCCTTGTCTTCTTCTGATAATGCGCCTTCACCGAGAATTACTGCGAGTTCCTTTGCTTCTTTTCCGCGAGCATAGGCCGCAAATAACTGGTTCATTAGGTCCGCATGATCTTCACGAGTCTTATCTTTGCCGATTCCCTTATCCTTAAGTCTTGAAAGCGACGGCATGACATCAACGGGCGGATAAATTCCCTGTCTATGAAGACTCCTGCTCAAAATAATCTGGCCTTCAGTAATATATCCAGTCAAGTCAGGTATCGGGTGAGTCTTGTCGTCTTCAGGCATTGTCAAAATAGGAATCTGTGTAATACTTCCGCTTTTACCCTTGAGTCTTCCTGCTCTCTCGTACATAGTGGCCAAGTCAGTATATAAATAACCGGGATAACCGCGTCGGCCTGGGACTTCTTTACGAGCTGCTGAAATTTCGCGTAATGCCTCGCAGTAGTTCGTCAAGTCCGTTAATATTACAACAACGTGCATATTACACTCAAATGCTAAATACTCGGCGGCAGTGAGTGCGATTCTGGGAGTTGAAATTCTTTCAATCGCAGGGTCATCGGCCAAGTTAATATATAAGACTGTACGCTGTAATGCGCCCGTGCGCCTGAAATCTTCCATAAAGAAAGAAGCCTCTTCGAACGTTATTCCCATAGCTGCGAAAACAACCGCAAAATCTTCGTGTCCACTTATAACTGTAGCTTGACGGGCAATTTGTGCGGCCATTCTGTTATGAGGCAGACCTGACGCGGAGAAAATAGGCAGCTTTTGACCTCTTACCATCGGGTTAAGTCCGTCAATTGTTGAGATTCCTGTCTGTATGAATTCCGACGGATAATCGCGTGAAAATGGATTCATGGGCATTCCGTTAATGTCGAGATTCTGCTCTGCGATTAATGGCGCGCCTCCGTCAATGGGTTCGCCTCGTCCGTTAAAGACTCGCCCTAGCATATCTTTAGAAACCGGCAATGTTAAGACTTTACCTAGAAATCTTACTTTAGTGTCTTCGTTCTCGATCCCTGAAGTACCCTCGAAAACCTGAACTAATGCGCGGTCTGACTCGATTTCAAGGACTCGGCCTCGGCGTTTCTCACCGTTTGAGAGTGAAATTTCTACAAGCTCATCATAACGTACATCTTTAGTTTTCTCGACCATCATTAACGGGCCGGAAATATTTGATATAGTTCTATACTCTCTAGGCAGCATCGTGTTCACCTCCAACGGGTATAATTGCTTGTATTTGCTCCTTGATAGTATCTTCGAGCTTGTCAATTTGTGCTATATCCTTCTCTTCAAGATAGCGCATTCTTGCAATCTGTTCACGGACCGGCAAATTAAATAATTTATTCATGGGTGCGCCCTTGTGTAAAGCGTCAAGTCCGGCATGATGGAAATTTACGATCATACGCAGCATCTTAAATTGCTTGTCCATTGAAGCGTAAGTATCTATCTCGTGGAAAGCGTTTTGATGTAAGAAGTCTTCACGTAAAGATTTCGCCGTCTCCATTACCATTCTCTCATCGCGTGAAAGTGCGTCAATTCCTACGAGCCTTACGATTTCGTTTAATTGTGATTCCTGCTCTAATAATCCCATAGCCTCGACTCTGAGTCCGCTCCACTGGTCGTCAAATTTTTCGTCCCAGTATGAATCAAGCCTATCAGTATAAAGCGAATAACTTGACAGCCAGTTAATGGCCGGGAAGTGCCTTTGATATGCTAAATTCGCGTCAAGTCCCCAGAAAACTTTTGTAACTCGTAAAGTATTCTGAGTAACAGGTTCTGACAAGTCGCCGCCAGGAGGTGATACTGCGCCTATAACTGTAATAGATCCTTCGCGGCCGTCCTTACCGTTTACAATGCAGCGCCCCGCTCTCTCGTAGAAACTTGCAAGACGAGTTCCCAAATATGCCGGGTAACCTTCTTCGCCGGGCATTTCTTCAAGTCGTCCGGACATTTCGCGCAGAGCCTCGGCCCATCGGCTTGTAGAGTCTGCCATTAACGCGACTGAATAGCCCATATCACGATAATATTCTGCGAGTGTAATAGCTGTATAAACGCTCGCTTCACGTGCAGCAACGGGCATATTTGAAGTATTCGCGATTAAAGTTGTACGCTTCATTAATGGCTGCCCTGTCTGAGGGTCATCAAGTTCGGGGAATTCAAGCAAAACGTCCGTCATCTCGTTCCCACGTTCACCGCAGCCGACATAAACGACTATTTGAGCCTGTGCCCATTTTGCGAACTGGTGCTGTATAACTGTCTTTCCTGAACCGAACGGACCGGGTACGCAAGCAGTCCCGCCAAGTGCAACAGGGAAGAATGCATCGACTACTCTTTGTCCTGTTGTCATAGGCACATTAGGGGCAAGACGGGTTTTAACGGGTCTGGGCTTTCTGACTGGCCAGCGTTGTAACATTTTTACTTCGTGTTTTGTCCCGTTGTCGTCAATTACTGCTATAACGTCTTCTACTGTGTGTTCGCCCTTCTCGATTTTGGTAATTTTGCCTTTAACTCCATAGGGCACCATTATTCAATGCTCAACTACTACAGTTTCCTGAACTACTCCGAGAATATCTCCCGCAATAACTTCGTCGCCGGCTTTGACTTTAGGCTCGAAATTCCATTTTTTGCTTCTATCAATTGCAGGGACGCTGATTCCTCGTGAAATATAAGGACTCTGCGCTGCTTTCTCGATTAATTCGAGCGGTCTCTGAATTCCGTCATAAAACTGTTCAATAATCCCCGGCCCAAGCTCAACACTTAGTGGCTCTCCAGTTGAGACAACAGGCTCACCGGGCATTAATCCCGATGTTTCCTCGTAGACCTGAATCGAGGCTTTATCACCGTTGACCTCAAGTATTTCGCCGACAAGTCCTTCTTTGCCGATATGCACAACGTCCTGCATACTTGCGCCTTCCATACCGCCAGCGATTACAAGAGAGCCGGAGATTCTCTCTATAACTCCTTTGATTTCTTTCTTCTCAGGCATTTAATATCTCCCGCCTCCAAAAATTTAACGTTCCGCAAAAATATCCATTCCAACGGCCTTCTCTACGCTGCCCCGAATCGAAGCAAGCCCCGCACCTGTAGCCCCTGAAGGACTCGGCACCGGTAAGACGCTGGTCTGATATTGATCATTAACTTCTTCTACTTTGCTCGTGAACTCGACAAATAAATCTTCCTGAATAAATACGACTGCATAATCTTCACGGGCTAATTGCTCAAGTGTATCGCAAAATTTTCCGCGCGTTTCAGGAGTTAATATAACACTTCTGACTCCTACTGCTTGAAAGGGTAAGGCCATTTCATAATAACCTATTGCGGCCATTGGCTTATTATCTGCCATTGCTCAAAAGCCTCCTTCCGAACTCGCGATCTAATCCGCCTGCAACACAAACTAGAGCGACGCGCATATTTCTAGCTTCTGACTCTTTCGTCAATAAATATAATAATACATTCGCCGGAGCATCCATTGAATATTTTGCACTCTCTAAGACTCTCAGCAAATAATCATCAAGTGATTTAGATACTTCAGAGAGCGATAATTTAATATCCTGCGAGTCCTGTAATGCGCTTAACACTGACGAAATATCAGAATATGAAAGAATCCTCGCCCATGTCTCTTGAGGTTCATTCAATAATTTTGCCATGTCATCGGCTCTAATAGTCCCGCCGCCGTGCAAAAATGGGAGTGCCTTTGCGCTTTCGTATTTCATTCGTGCGAGTCTTATTATGCTGCGTAAATTCTCGACATCAATACGCGATTTAACCCAGTGTAAAATTTCGGGCATATTCAGGCCTTCAGCAACTTTTAATAACGCCTTAAACATTGCATCATCGATTAATAATTCAACTGACTGGGCGTTTTTCGTCTGATCCCAGACCTGCCAGCACAGAGGCAATAAATCAGTGAGTCCATAGGGCAAAAATCCGTATTCTTCAGTCTCAATCGCAAGTTTTAACTCTTCAGTGTCAATAGTTCCCAGCTTAGAGAGTAAATCATAACGCCGGCCTTCAGAATCGCCGCCCCTGACTTTGAATAAACCCTTTAGCAAGACTTTCACATTATGAAAATCATATGGCAGCCTGAAAATATCAAGCAATTCTTTATCCGGTACAAATGACTCTAACTCTTTGCAGGTTGCTAGAATTTCCGAGTCAATTGCCTTGTCAAAACTTGCTGCTCCTGAAATCCACTGTGAATAACTTGTATCGCCCAGTGCCTTTAATGCGTCATCAATGCCCGCGCTATCCATAAGACGCGAGAAAAATGCCGGCTCAAGCAAGTGATTTTCCATTCCCCGTATTCTTGCTACGGTATAAACGTAACTCACCGGCTCTGCACCTCCTTACGCAAATAACCGCTTCACGACTTCGGTCTCAATATCTTCACGGGCAGCAGCTAAAAGCATATCCCATGAACAATTTGTGTCGATTTTCTCATTACGAAGCACAAAACCGCCGCTGATTGGTAATTTCTCACTTGAAAGAGTCAAGCTCGTATTATTTGCTGAATTATAGCCGTCGAGCCAGCGTTGATCTAAATGCTTTTCATTTTTGCCGACAAAGACGACTTCTTTACCAGTTACTACAGCTTGTTTCATGAGAGAATCAGCAAATTTTACGTATTTATCGGGTGCAAGCTCCGTCATTTGCTTTAATGATGCCTCGAAAGCCTCACCGACTAATTTTTGACGAATGCCTAAATCGATTCTTTTGCCGTCAAGTTCTGCAACTATTTCACGTCTTCTCAAAACTTCCGGCTCTTCCTTTGAGAGTCTGGCCGCATATGAGTCCTGAACTTCTTTAATTTCTGCGTTTACTTTGCGGCTGATCTCGCGGACTTTTGCGTCATTCTCTGCCTCAAGTGCCTTAATTTGTGCCTGTGAATCGGCTTTAATTTTTGCTTTAATGTCTGCAAGTGCCATTTATCAACACCTGCCTAATTAACCTACCCGAACTCCCATGAGCATTAATATACTCGTAAGAAGTGCAAGGACTGCATAAGTCTCGACCATTGCGGGGAGAATTACTGCTTTGCCCATTGCTTCAGGCTTCTTTGAAATCATTTGAATCGATGCCGCTGACGTTTTGCCCTGCCAAATTGCTGAATACCAGCCGACAACTGCTATGGGAAGACATGACGCGAAAATCTGCAAACCCTGATTCCAATTTAACGCCACTGCACCCGCGCCGCCAAGAAGTCCGATTTTGCTCAACACAAAGAATGCGATTAAGAGTCCATAAATTCCCTGTGTACCGGGTAAAGCCTGAAGAATTAAGCACGAACCGAATTTGTTAGGGTCTTCAGTCATGACTCCTGCTGCTGCTCCACCTGCTATACCGATTCCGATTGCTGACCCTATGCCGGCCAGAGCTGCTGCTAATGCTGCTCCGAACAGTGCGAGTGAAAGTCCAAGAAGTTCCATAATGATAAACACTTTCCTTTCGAGTAAAAATTTAAATATTTACGCCTTCACAGTTACATATTCCTGCGACAGCGTCAACGGTGTGAACGGTTCTCCGCCGCCCGAATAAAATTTGCCGAAAAATTCGACGTATTGAAGTCTTAACGGGTGCACAAAGCTTCCCAGCAAGTTAATTGCTATGCTGAAAATATGCCCGCCTATTACAACTACTACTGCTACGAGCCAGCCGACATATGGAATATCTGAAGCAAGCCCGCCCAGCAAATTAATTACTACTCCGATTACTGCCGAGCCGAAGCCTAATGCTAATAATCTGCTGTAACTCAAAATATCGCCTAAATATGACGTTGCGCCGTATAAAGCCAATAATCCGGAAGTTATACGCTTGAAAATATTGCGCTCGCCCTTGCCTGCATACAAGAAAATTATTACCGCTCCGAGTCCTGCCATTGCCGCGCCTATTTGCTGGAAATGTGCCGGGAGCATTCCGCCCATTGTTACACCCAGTAAGCATAAGCCGACTATAAACAAGAACCATGATATATCATGCCCGATTGCGTCAATAAATTCTCCGTGCCTCATTCTGTCATATGCCGCGATCAATAATCCAAACATTAAATGAATCACGCCGATTAATAGCGAAATTCCTAAAACCTGCATGGGATTCTTCATCGGGTCAACGAGCATTAAAGAATTCTTAACAGGCACTAAAGGAGGCAGGAACGCGTCAATAAAATCTCCAAAGAATGAGCCTGAAATCACGCCGTAAATAAACGTCGAGACCGAGCAAAACAAGAATAATCTTATAAATTCCTTTATGCCGCCTGACATTTTTTTATACTTTTTCAAGACGTACATAATTGTCCCGAATAAAACAAGCGCATATCCCGCATCACCTAAACACATCCCGAAAAATATCCAGAAGAAAGGCGCGAGTAAAGGCGTGGGATCTATGCCCCTATATGTCGGTGAAGAATATAGCTCAGTTAACACATTGAAGGGCTTGACCATGTTGCTGTTATTTAACAGGCTCGGCGGCTCTTCATCGGGTGCGGGGTCATTCAAGACTAATTCAAGATCTGTGCTGACTGCGTTAATTTTTTCGCTCAATTCTTGAGTCTTATCTACTGGAATCCAAAATTTTGTCAGCATTGTTGACTCCGTCTCTTCACTCTTGGCCATGCCGTCATAACGCGCTGAAAGACTATTATAATAATCAGATAATTTCTGAATCGCCGGCATATATTCTTGTGAACATGCTTTTAACTTGGCTGATAATTCACTTTCTTTGCTTTCAAGTTCAGTTATCAAAGCTGAATATTTTTCATGCTCTTCTTCAGGAGTTCCCGTTAAAGCTGCAGGGACATCAATAATTGTTAATCCGTTTTTCGCGCAAACTTCCCGAATTTCCGAGTCAACACTGCGCGAATAAATAACAGCGGCGCAAATATCCTGTGATTTGTCCTTCTCGTTATAGGGAGCTACTATTAATTCACTGTCCTGCGCAAATTTGGAGAAATCACCGAGTGCCGCTTTTAGCCCGCTTAAATTCTCGGCCTTAATAGTTCCGATTAAAGCTGTAAGGGTGCGGGTGCCTTCTGTTACGACTGAAAGGGGATAAGCAAAAAATTTCAAGCCTGATAATAATAACGAATTAGATCGTGCTTCAGACAGTTTAGTTCTTACTTCTCCGATTTCCTGTTCAATTGAGCGAATAGACTCGCTAATCGCCTTCAAATCCGTTTTTGCTGCGAGCTGCTCAAGTTCTGACATAGTAACTTCGTCTCGTTCGCCCAGCATTCTATCAAGTGCCGGAACTGGGTCAACATACAAAGGCGAAAGAGTCCGAGTCAAATAACGAACATCCGCAAGTTTTTCATCAGTCTGAGAGATTAAAGCCTCAATATCAGCAGGTTTAATACTTTCTTCAACTGTGCTGATAATTTGACATGCTCCCAAGCCCTGAAGAATCGCCGCAATCTGTTCATGAACGGATTTGTGATAATACAGTTCTGCTTTCTTAAGCCTGGCTACTCCCATATTTCTTCATCACCTCTTCCGTTATGAATGAAGCAGCTGCAGGGATTTTATCTTTGTGCTTATTATAGAAAGATTTTGCGTCTGCCTCACGTTTTGTGAGTGTAGCTGCTGCCTTAGTTTCTGCGGCCTCTTCTGCTCTGCGGATTTTGTCTCTGAATTGTCGTGCTGCGTTTTGCCGTGCTTCCTTCAAAGAGTTTTCTGCGTCTGCAGTTGCCCGATTGAGTTTCTTGGCTGCGTCTTCTCTTGCTTTCTGAACGGACTCAGCTGCTTGAGTCTCTGCGGCCTTAATCTCGGCTATTGTAGGGTTATCCGCCATTTTGTAATGTTCACCTCCCGTCGCGTGTATATATAAAATTTTGTCATGGAATTATTACGCAAGCTATTATACAAAAAATTTAAGCTCATTCAACAGTTAAAGCACTTAGCTTTTATATTATGAGAGTCAAGACTCGCTAAAAAGTTTGTTTGTGCAATAATATTTACGGCAAAAAATTTATTATAATTATAATATCGTTAATTCTATAACAAATGAGGACTATATTTATTACATGGAAAATTTATCGCGTTTAATTCAGGACACTTCAGAGGCTTTTAACTCGTCGGGATATGCTTTCTTTAACATTGAGGCACATATATTTTGCGCGTTAATACTGGGAATATTATTTTTCAGGCAGCAAAATTTTTCAGATCAGAAAGAAGTCCGCATAATTTGGTCGAGAATTATATTTGTGCAATTTCTTTACTGCCTCGCTAAAATTTTTAGAGTCCTCGCTGACGTGAACATAATAAATAATTCCCCCTTCATGCAATATATAGCAGCTTTCATAAATTTTGTTTTATTCGGCCTTATAAGCTGGCTTGTATTCATTTACAGTGAATTATATCAGGACTCGAAAATGTTTGACTCGCTGAAAAATAAAATTATTTCATGCTTGCCAGTTGCGTTTAATGTCATAATGCTTTTATTGACTCCCTTCACGGGATTATATCTTGATATTTCCGGCCCTGTCATGAAAGAAGGCGCGTTATTTCCTGTGATGTTAATTCTTGATTTATTATATCCTGCGGCGGCGTTGATTCTCGTATTTTCTCGCGGACGAATCAATAATAAATATGACATTGCGGCAATTTATCCGGATTTATTCTTAATCTGCGGCCCTGTTCAATTATTGAGTCCCCGCGTGCCCTTCTTGTGCTTTGCTATGATTATAGCTGATATGCTTGTATATATTAGTTATGTAGACGGCTTGATTTCTATAGATCCACTGACAAAAATTTCAAATCGAAACGGTTTTATACGGGATTTGACTCATAAATTCATGACGGGCGAACGAGAAAATTTGCATTTATTTGCGATTGATATAGAAGACTTAAGCGCGATTAACGGCAAATTTGGAAGACTTGAGGGCGACAGGGCACTAATTATCACTGCTCAGGCACTAAAAAATTTCAGCGAACACGAGTATACATGCTATATAGCGAGATATTACGGCGATGAGTTCATGATAAGCGCAAATATAAATAATAACGAGATTGAGATTTTCACAGAAAGAGTGAGAAATTATATCAGCAATGAGGCGGCCAAGAATAAATTAAAATTTTTCCTGCGGGTAAATATAGGCTTTGCAAAATATGAGAATTACAGCAGGAGTGAGACAATTTCAGGATTAATTAATGAGTCGGTGCGTTCACTAAATGAGGCAAGGGAACAAAGACGATTTAATGCAGCTTGGCCGGGAGTCAAGAAGTAAATAAATTCCCCCTCACTCATACAAGCAAGGGGAATAATAAAATTTTTTAGCTCAAGAAATCAAGTAATGACGGCTGAATCAAACGTGAAATTATTGCTAAATTCGCCTGATACATATAATCAGCTACCATTAACTGCGAAATTGCGTCGGCCGGGTCAACTTTCACGAGATTATCATAATTTTCCGTCATGATTGCATTCTCGCTTATGAGTCTATCATTATTATAATTATATCTTGCCTGCAATGCCCCGTTTGATGACATCACAGTTAAAATATTATTTATTATATTATCGATTTTAGGGATCATTTTTTCAGTGATTGCGTCCCTGTTGCCTGAATTTACAGCTGAAATAATATCATTGATTACTCCGAACCCGTTTTGTTTTGCAGTATTTGCGCCGCTCCTGATTGTTGCGTTTTGTGTGTGAATGCCGGAGTCGTAAAGGCTGCTCGAGTCAATCCCCCGCGAGTCAGTCCCGTAAGATTTGCCCTCAAGATTATAGCCGCCTCTGTAATAAGTCCTGAATAATTCTTCATCACCTAAGAAATCATTTGTTATGTCGCTGCCGTTCTCATCAGAAAATTTTATCTCAAGACTATAACCGCGCTGAGACCATAAAACAAGCTCATTATCTTCGTTAATCTCGGCTCTTACGTCATAATCCTGCATTCTCGCATTAATGAATTCTGCAACATCATCGGCCTTAATTACGCTGTCGTCCGTAACATCGCGCAAAGTCGTTAAATCTAAAGTGTGAGAATACCCCGCCACTTTGATAGTTAATGAATTCGCCGGGAAGTTCTGATTTTCAATATCCCAT includes these proteins:
- a CDS encoding GGDEF domain-containing protein, yielding MENLSRLIQDTSEAFNSSGYAFFNIEAHIFCALILGILFFRQQNFSDQKEVRIIWSRIIFVQFLYCLAKIFRVLADVNIINNSPFMQYIAAFINFVLFGLISWLVFIYSELYQDSKMFDSLKNKIISCLPVAFNVIMLLLTPFTGLYLDISGPVMKEGALFPVMLILDLLYPAAALILVFSRGRINNKYDIAAIYPDLFLICGPVQLLSPRVPFLCFAMIIADMLVYISYVDGLISIDPLTKISNRNGFIRDLTHKFMTGERENLHLFAIDIEDLSAINGKFGRLEGDRALIITAQALKNFSEHEYTCYIARYYGDEFMISANINNNEIEIFTERVRNYISNEAAKNKLKFFLRVNIGFAKYENYSRSETISGLINESVRSLNEAREQRRFNAAWPGVKK
- a CDS encoding V-type ATP synthase subunit I, with the translated sequence MGVARLKKAELYYHKSVHEQIAAILQGLGACQIISTVEESIKPADIEALISQTDEKLADVRYLTRTLSPLYVDPVPALDRMLGERDEVTMSELEQLAAKTDLKAISESIRSIEQEIGEVRTKLSEARSNSLLLSGLKFFAYPLSVVTEGTRTLTALIGTIKAENLSGLKAALGDFSKFAQDSELIVAPYNEKDKSQDICAAVIYSRSVDSEIREVCAKNGLTIIDVPAALTGTPEEEHEKYSALITELESKESELSAKLKACSQEYMPAIQKLSDYYNSLSARYDGMAKSEETESTMLTKFWIPVDKTQELSEKINAVSTDLELVLNDPAPDEEPPSLLNNSNMVKPFNVLTELYSSPTYRGIDPTPLLAPFFWIFFGMCLGDAGYALVLFGTIMYVLKKYKKMSGGIKEFIRLFLFCSVSTFIYGVISGSFFGDFIDAFLPPLVPVKNSLMLVDPMKNPMQVLGISLLIGVIHLMFGLLIAAYDRMRHGEFIDAIGHDISWFLFIVGLCLLGVTMGGMLPAHFQQIGAAMAGLGAVIIFLYAGKGERNIFKRITSGLLALYGATSYLGDILSYSRLLALGFGSAVIGVVINLLGGLASDIPYVGWLVAVVVVIGGHIFSIAINLLGSFVHPLRLQYVEFFGKFYSGGGEPFTPLTLSQEYVTVKA
- a CDS encoding V-type ATP synthase subunit D — encoded protein: MARINVNPNRMELSRLKRRLAVAKRGHKLLKDKQDALIKAFLEKARAGKELREAVEKELSECYATFVLSRAQTTPEILEQALIFPGAKSTLSVKWHNVMSVMVPEYDVKQEGNPVNYGFVNVPLLLDAALEQFSKIILRLLQLAAEEKAIRLMAGEIERTRRRVNALEYVMIPNLAETIRYISMKLDEQERSTLSRLMKIKEIVSA
- a CDS encoding V-type ATP synthase subunit F yields the protein MADNKPMAAIGYYEMALPFQAVGVRSVILTPETRGKFCDTLEQLAREDYAVVFIQEDLFVEFTSKVEEVNDQYQTSVLPVPSPSGATGAGLASIRGSVEKAVGMDIFAER
- a CDS encoding V-type ATPase subunit translates to MSYVYTVARIRGMENHLLEPAFFSRLMDSAGIDDALKALGDTSYSQWISGAASFDKAIDSEILATCKELESFVPDKELLDIFRLPYDFHNVKVLLKGLFKVRGGDSEGRRYDLLSKLGTIDTEELKLAIETEEYGFLPYGLTDLLPLCWQVWDQTKNAQSVELLIDDAMFKALLKVAEGLNMPEILHWVKSRIDVENLRSIIRLARMKYESAKALPFLHGGGTIRADDMAKLLNEPQETWARILSYSDISSVLSALQDSQDIKLSLSEVSKSLDDYLLRVLESAKYSMDAPANVLLYLLTKESEARNMRVALVCVAGGLDREFGRRLLSNGR
- a CDS encoding V-type ATP synthase subunit B — its product is MLPREYRTISNISGPLMMVEKTKDVRYDELVEISLSNGEKRRGRVLEIESDRALVQVFEGTSGIENEDTKVRFLGKVLTLPVSKDMLGRVFNGRGEPIDGGAPLIAEQNLDINGMPMNPFSRDYPSEFIQTGISTIDGLNPMVRGQKLPIFSASGLPHNRMAAQIARQATVISGHEDFAVVFAAMGITFEEASFFMEDFRRTGALQRTVLYINLADDPAIERISTPRIALTAAEYLAFECNMHVVVILTDLTNYCEALREISAARKEVPGRRGYPGYLYTDLATMYERAGRLKGKSGSITQIPILTMPEDDKTHPIPDLTGYITEGQIILSRSLHRQGIYPPVDVMPSLSRLKDKGIGKDKTREDHADLMNQLFAAYARGKEAKELAVILGEGALSEEDKAFAKFSTVFEDKYVRQGEYENRTIKGTLELGWDLLTMIPVKELKRIRDAYIEKYLNPLLAEKKAKAEKAGS
- a CDS encoding V-type ATP synthase subunit E, which encodes MALADIKAKIKADSQAQIKALEAENDAKVREISRKVNAEIKEVQDSYAARLSKEEPEVLRRREIVAELDGKRIDLGIRQKLVGEAFEASLKQMTELAPDKYVKFADSLMKQAVVTGKEVVFVGKNEKHLDQRWLDGYNSANNTSLTLSSEKLPISGGFVLRNEKIDTNCSWDMLLAAAREDIETEVVKRLFA
- a CDS encoding V-type ATP synthase subunit K; amino-acid sequence: MELLGLSLALFGAALAAALAGIGSAIGIGIAGGAAAGVMTEDPNKFGSCLILQALPGTQGIYGLLIAFFVLSKIGLLGGAGAVALNWNQGLQIFASCLPIAVVGWYSAIWQGKTSAASIQMISKKPEAMGKAVILPAMVETYAVLALLTSILMLMGVRVG